The DNA region gtcaaagagataaggacctcagaggagtgtttgattatctccgcTACTTTTccgatatccaggggttgggcaattgagacatattttctctgaatatggatggtacttactggggctcAGGGAtgatttttacgatagagcttatcaacaactcctgtctctcacctggaatcccatgggtcttgtatgtagaaaaagagcaTCTTGCGATGTTGataaaagaaatgattgatcTGTGATCTTAgtatatgtatctgacaagaccaatatgggcagcccccctattcgtctggccattttctacaataatcttttgtctggtcaaagagaaagcaagtatggagatcataatatttagatgggattacagatactgggatgatagcaatttggattggttcctggcatttcgctatggagcagtttcctgaccctatttggaaagactgtttgttatctgtggggggttcttgaaccttgaatctccagatataagggcttcCCTGGATAGAAATAAACagcaggaggaggatgagaaacccatgtctaatccagtgaggtcgagctcgGCTGccggagtggagtctcattttctgggattggggacagggTAGATGATCTCGTTGTCCTCTGGAATTTAACAGAGCACAGTcttgttaagattgatgtgtatgaagaagagtcatttttaggtggaggaatgaaaggtttgaggtgagacagatggacccaatgagagaatcccttgagtttagcagctgtaggggtcacaagaattactttaaaagggcccttcCATTTGAGAAAGAGTTGAGggccgatgacctggaggggatagaaggacttggtctccaatgttgataggtaagtggacaggagacagtttatggctgaggtagatggtggtcaacaaagttccataggagaacggaggtggcaaagtaatggggtaagtagatggtctgggaggggagagcatttaggtgaaagaccaggagttaagACTGGATGTCCATatatgagttcaaagggagagatgaggagaggtctctTTGGGAGAGCacataacctgaaaagagccagaggtaggagttttacccaatcaaggtgaagttcctgtgacaggttaacaagagtggtttttaaagagagattagttctttctaccttacctgaagattgagggtgataaggaatgtgaaaatgccaggggaggtctagggccttagataggatttgagagacttagGAAGTAAATTCAAGACccttgtctgattggagagaagctgggacaccaaaccgggggatgatctcttggaggaggagatcagagactgtctgagcccttttgttagttgtgggaaaagCCTCTACCCACcccgagaaggtgtccaccaagaccaggaggtactttgcatgcctgacagtgggcatgtaggtaaagtcaagttgccagtcagttccaggaaggaaACCTCTGGCCTGATGGATAGGAAAAGGGATGCTATAATatcttgagttggggtcagacttctgacagattttgtaagaagtagtgatagattttaagaagcttaagtcctcaggagtaggctgtagagagagagagtattgagcttgggttatgtacttggtagagtccagtaattggatgacaacaggagaatggtgtttagcaacagaggggttctggacatcccaaacttggggatctacctgagaatcTGGTAAAGGATACAGCATGTTAGTGCTAGTAGGTTGGCTGGCTagtagaaggagcagaggaactgctagcgagcctgggtttaggtgaatgtggagagcaaaggaaatagaggatcccagcctagctagaagatcccttcccaataaggggacaggacatgttggcactaccaaaaaggaatgggtgagaggtacacccctaaaaatgcaactaagtggtggggtctggagagggaagtaaggttgtcctcttaCCCAgacaataggaaaacaagaaggagaagtgggtccccaaaactccgtcaggactgagtaagtggctccagtgtccaagaagAAGGAGATGGGCTACCCAAATACCAAGATATCTACCTGGGGCTctctgctagtgatggcagttgTTGGGCCAGAGGAGCTTGGGCCTCCTCAGttggccatagccaagcctaggagatcagttggagggttatctgggagtgatgtccccctgttctgtgtaacatgagggcaatcaacagcccaatgtccctcttgatggcacctagggcatggccctcttggcttgcaaaagttagggcaggctttttcCCAATGAACTTGTTTACCACATTcgtagcaggtacctgatggtctctgagtcttaggagaccatgagtccggggtagtggctggggctagtcggacagcctttgccagcatatggtatttttgtttgtgggctttatcatctctcccatggtacactttgaaggccagcgctaagacttctgcctgtggagttaggggtcccNNNNNNNNNNNNNNNNNNNNNNNNNNNNNNNNNNNNNNNNNNNNNNNNNNNNNNNNNNNNNNNNNNNNNNNNNNNNNNNNNNNNNNNNNNNNNNNNNNNNNNNNNNNNNNNNNNNNNNNNNNNNNNNNNNNNNNNNNNNNNNNNNNNNNNNNNNNNNNNNNNNNNNNNNNNNNNNNNNNNNNNNNNNNNNNNNNNNNNNNNNNNNNNNNNNNNNNNNNNNNNNNNNNNNNNNNNNNNNNNNNNNNNNNNNNNNNNNNNNNNNNNNNNNNNNNNNNNNNNNNNNNNNNNaaaattgagatggattctcctgcttgtcctggacaacctcttggagtttttcaaaatttactggctttgaggccacttttctaagaccagccagaagggatgtaatgaacctgtccctggctaaaataccacctgcagaattgtaattccaccggggatcctgGTCCAGCACTGTCTCAGAACCAATTAGGTATGTAccgtctgtttggtgaattccatctgcatgcattcttgcctcttcccagactcatctgcgttcctcaggaagtaagttgttagaAAGGGTCATATGAACaacatggaaagtcaagctgtaagactgAGTGATATACTGAAACTCTTTactaaacttggaagagttagaagtataggaccccagcctgttttctatttgggaaagttcactaagcgagaacggacaagaccatctactccagtaaCTTCTTTTAGAGGAAGGACTGTTGCTGGGttaggtgtctctggggaggaaggacttggaggtttggctgtagacttagagcgggtgacaggaggagtgaaggtagctgccaatgtggggcatttgtagcagcccacagctggcacagaagaaggggaggggtctggagaggtagagatagcaggctctggggcatcctggtgaggaaaagaaactgaggcagcagtttgggatTTTGGTGGCATGGAGACAGGTCTGcggtgaaaagggggtggttcattagctggatctagtaTTATAGCGTCATCTAGCAGAGGTAgtatagatttcatggctaagtgaagttgggttggggaacaaaaAGAGCACAGGGAGAgattggaatggagatagataaatgcttggacatagggaacctccttccatttaccagttcactggcagtatgtattaagatctcttaaaatagttggatctagggtgccattaagtggccattttgaactcccatctagttgatatttaatccagatcttattgcagagatatattaattttgatgccttcaagtcaggtgttagctttaaagatttgagattttcgtgggttttttttgtttgtttgttttgttttttgttttttattgttttttggtttttttttgagacagggtttctctgtgtagccctggctatcctggaactcactctgtagaccaggctgacctcaaactgagagatccacctgcctctgcctcccaagagattttccaggagacatcccagtggggtgcctggaggtacggtTGAAGACATACTGACACCCATTGGTGGGTAGTTGGACTattcgtaccagcgtcctgagaacagtccaaaaaccaagaagtaacagccaaagctagtggttcaagtcatcaTGAGAACCCCCTAatggctacccagcagaccctgggtctgctgtggaaagcaacccaccctggataCAAGGATTTTACAGCTGCAAGAGCCTGGAAAAATTGAGGAACAAGAGTTGCTTTcaagggaggggcaaccaatggcagaagtcctaagacgtatgtcaactgggaggcatGACTGTAAACCTCgtggttcccagagaaggctggccaggccatatCTGGGAAGCTgaaggtcctccccttgactgatcctaccaattaatatgccggcatctgtgtgagaattatagtggactggtaaatgaaaaacgtgaaactgaatgggtaggtgtgggcctgagcagaggaTAGCACCACATAATAGACCAGGTGGGGCACGGCTAACATGATAGAAGTTCAAATGTCCCGCGGTGCATGGCTGTGGCTCCAGCTTggctgcaacttggtggtggtgtCCTCAACAGCAGCAGCTTCCGTGATAAAAGTCTGCGATTgttgtagccaccagctgagggggccgaGAACTCATTCACAGAAGCTGCGGTTGCCAGTGCTGTGACAAATCCATGTGGTCGTGACCTCTGCCAGTCACCGCCACAGGGCAATGCAGCGGCTGCTGACTGATGCAACCGCCAATTCCCCGGCTTTAGCACCAAATGataatgatgtgttagaacagcgggttatgtcagaacataccacacactaggcccaaacagttccatgtgtaagaggtttaattgcgAGGGAGAAGGGGGCAGTAgtatggaaagagaggagggagagagagagcaagatggaggaatgttccccgtatgtatatgggttctgacatagtggcctcaggtaaaggtgggaggtgggcccagtggattctgggaatatggtagctATTGttctggcaacaggtctctgagacccgcccatgagtcaccacaggctttggatgctaacaATAGGCACCTGGAAGTTAAAAATACCTTAGTTAAAAATAGGAGGATGGCTCAATGACCAGAAGTGCTTGTGTGCAAGTATGAAGATGTGAGTTTGGATCCTGGCATCCATGAAGAAGCGGACAGAGCTtctggtgcacatctgtaatgctAGCACTAAGCAGGCTCCAGATGCACACTGGCCAAAGAACCAGGCCAACCtcctcagtgagttccaggttcagtgagagactctgcctcaaaaagtgaggcagagagagattgaCAATCACATGctatgtcaacctctggcttctgtatgtgtctgcacacatgtatgtacacattcaTACCCACAGGATGTTTCTGATGCTAGCACAAGGGACATGTGTGTGGAACAGGAGAGGCAGGGCTGCTGTGAAGCAGCTGAGGACTCACACAGAATCTTTACTGAGATCTAGCCTGATGTCCCTGAAAGTTCCAGTCAGTCAGGGGTGGAGCAGACCCTTCTACAACATTTGGGTGCTAGGAAAACCAGCATCGCTTTATGCAGCAGCAGTGGCCAGAACTGGATTCAGTCCTGCTAACACAAACATCCCAGGTTTGGGGGCGGGAGGAAGTCTGCTGGGATTTACCCAAGATAATAGCACATTGGTCTGTGTTTGTGACCTGAAGCTTTCAACTCTAACATGTGTTTTTCTTACTTATTCCAGCCTTTACCCAAGTAATCAATGATCCAATAAAATGCCTAATCAATGGAGGCATCTGCTGGGGTCCGTGCAAAATTGGTTATCGACAACAAATTGGCCATTGTGGCCTTCGTAAATTCAGATGCTGCAAGATAAGATCGATAAAAAGACCAAGAACCACCGAGATGAATGAACTGCCAGAGTTTTCCCCTCATGAAGatgcacaaaacaaaccaaattaaAGTTCTTTGGttaccttctgtaactccagttccaggggatatagCATGTTATTTTGACCTTTATGGCAACCATTTACACAGTGCATACAGGAAAAAtaccatacaaataaaattaataataatagtaataattataattttaaaaatagagtaatTGAAGAAAACACTTTGCTTTCAGCCTTCACACACAGGTATACTTGTATTCCCCTGACCAAGCAAGCTCACTCAGCAAATTCTCCAGGGCAGGAACAaggattcaaaagaaaaaagacaattagacaacactataGCATGTCCCCatccagttctgaggctgaagctGTTACATCTCTTTTTTCCAGCCTGCTTTTAAACCACTTTAAGAACATGCAAAATGTTAAGATCAGTTCTGAGTCAAAGAACAAGCAAGGCAACAATCAAAATCCCATAAACACCTTTCTAGGGGCTGGTCAGAAGGCCAAGACAAAAGGAATGCCACACAGAAGTCAGCTGAGCCTGCTCTGacctttgcattaactcaaatgtaattGTTCTTAATCTGGGCCTATTCCCTCAGTCCTGCCACTAAGTCAGATTCCTGCCCTGAGATTACTTCTTTTGTCCTGGTCTGATGTCAAATACCCACACAGTGTCTTTAAGTGGCCCCCAAAAGTGCTCCAAATCtccccattttttatttcataaacaagaccGCACCTATCTGACAAGGATGCTTTCTTTACCTGCCTTGGAATACACATTACCAAAAGCAATGCTATTCTGTGTTAGGTTGGTAAGGCTTTGTGTAGAATCTTACACGCGCTTGGCCACCTGCCTGTTAAATTAGTAACTCTATATGGGGATCCATTTTTAATTTCAAGCCATGTATTTTGGCTACCAACATATTGAGATTGTTACAGACAAGTTTTATCACAATGGGCCAGAATGAAAGTATTCCCAGGACAAGAAGGGCTAACATTATCAAGCTATAATATGCCATCCTTGAAGCTTGACCAAGATGGAAACATTGACCTCATGCCACAACTAATTTTATCAGCAATATCCGTACCATCAAAGCTCACCGGAGCAGtattctttaaattcataatctcGGTATGCAAAGTTAAGATACCCAGAGAGGTGTTAGAATTATGCCAAATACCCTGCAAGTATCTTTGAACTTTTTCCCAATTATTGTGATTATCATTGTAAAGTTGAGAACTAACACAAATCCATTGGTATTTAGCATGACACTCTAGATGGCTTCTTACTCTTAAACTCTGAACCTCCTCTCCAATAATTTGAATAGTATGAAAAGGAGCATCAATCCATTGTTCCAAATACCTATCTAAATCCTCTTGAATACTCAGAATATTAGTAACATTTTTTGATTAACAAATAATTAACAAAAGTAGCTGTCTTAACTTCTTGTGTCAAAGCAATTGCAGAAGCAGTGGTACTAGGTATTAACGCAGAAAAAGCTGCCGTACCAGCAGTAACCAAGCTCACTACCCTAGTGCTTCTGCTTACAGCCCGACTCACTTCGTCCAGTACTTGCAGGCATTTTTCAAAATACCAGGATCCTGTAATAGTCACAGGCAACAGTACAAAAGCTggttgataaaacaccataacagACATGCCATATTTCAATACACTAATACAATGATAAAGTGTGCAATCAACACAACTTACATTAAATAtcttagaagaaacaaaagtaactTTAATATGGCCAATGAATAAGAGATTGGGAGCCTTAACACATGTACTAACACTTGTTCAAAATCCTGATCCTGTCCCAATTTTGTGTATAGCCAATGTAACTTCATAGAGAGCTACAGTACCTTCTTTATATGCTGTTTGAAATGGCCTGCTCCTGATTGCAAAGGCCTATGGATATCTCCTTTTGCCCAATGTTTAATTGATTCACTGCCCTGTCAATAGTttacattttattgaaaacattaaaCCACATTGGGGGTTTATTATAACATTCTTTCCATCTAATAACTTTGATAAATGCCAGTTCCACATTCTCTGTGGGTTCAGACCCACAAGATCATATCTCATAAGGAGCAGGGGCACATTCATAATGTTTAGGCATAGCTATCTCTAGGCTTAGTGTTATAGTTTGTGAAATGCTTTTCTTCCAAATATAAGGAAACACTGAAATACACCCATCATTCTACCCACCAggggcacaggttccttccagtctgggacagtgccctgagcagaccttggggcaaactccacagccagtctcagaacacccaaaggaagctccactgccaggcactctaacatgcccaggaccataggatcacaagatcacagaaccacaggatcccaggatcccaggaacttgatcacaccaggatctcagggtcccagaggctcCTTGATTCCCAGGAgccctgacacacccaggatctcaggatcacaggatgccagaatcataagatcacagagacagcttgactctgaggagttctgacacaatcaggatcacaagGAGgatggctccagtcagatatagagagggcaggtagcactagagataaccagatggtggtaggcaagcataagaaaataggcaatagaaaccaaggttgcttggcatcatcagaacccaattcttccaccacagcaagtgctggatacaccatcacaccagaaaagcaagattcagatttacaatcacttctcatgatgatagaagactttaagaaggacataaatgactcccttaaagaaatacaggagaacacagataagcatctagaagtccttaaagaggaaacacaaaaatcccttaaacaattacaggaaaacacaatcaaacaggcaaaggaaatgaatacaaccatccaggatctaaacatggaaatagaaactataacgaaatcacaaagggagacaaccctagagttagaaaacctaggaaagagttcaggagtcatagatgcaagcatcaccaacagaatataagagatagaagagagaatctaaggtaCCATAgaaagaagacaccatagaaagcattgacacaacagtcaaagaaaatgcaaaaagcgaaaagttcctaacccaaaacattcaggaaatccaggacacaatgagaagaccaaacctaaggataataggtatagaagacagcaaagattcccaaattaaagggccaataaatatcttcaacaaaattatagaagaaaacttccctaacctaaagaaagagatgcccatgaacatacaagtagcctacagaactccaaatagactggaccagaagagaaatttctTCCagtatataataatcaaaacatcaaatacactaaacaaagaaagtattaaaaaGCAGCAAGGAGGAAAGGTCAAGtagtatataaaggcagaccgatcaggattacaccagacttctcaccagagacaatgaaaccTAGAAGGTCTggtgcagatgtcatacagaccctaagagaacacaaatgccaacccaggctactatacacagcaaaactctaaattaacTTAGACAGAataaacaagatattccatgacaaaacctaatttatatatctttatataaatccagccctacaaaagataatagatggaaaataccaacacaaggaagggaactaaaccctagaagaagcaagaaaatgatctttcaacaaatccaaaagaagagagccacaaaaacataattccacctctagcaacaaaaataacaggaagtatcaatcacttttccttaatatcttttaacatcaatggacgcaattccacaataaaaaggcatagactatcagactggatagATATAttaacaggacccagcattttgctgcatacaggaaatgcacctcagtcaaaaagacagacactacctcagagtaaaaggttggaaaacaatttttcaagcaaatgatcccaagaaacaagctggagtagccattctaatgtcatataaaatcaactttcaa from Mastomys coucha isolate ucsf_1 unplaced genomic scaffold, UCSF_Mcou_1 pScaffold22, whole genome shotgun sequence includes:
- the LOC116071202 gene encoding beta-defensin 4-like translates to MRIHYLLFAFLLVLLSPLAAFTQVINDPIKCLINGGICWGPCKIGYRQQIGHCGLRKFRCCKIRSIKRPRTTEMNELPEFSPHEDAQNKPN